TGAAGTGCATTATGCAAGCTATCATGTGAATAGTGATAACAGAAGTGTTGATGTTGATAGAAGCATTCTGATGTTGCCAATTCTGAACCCAAGATAAAACTGTAGTATGCTGCATTATAGAAGGATAGTGATGAGGGAAAAAATTTCTCCAGATCGCTTGAGCAAATGGGAAGTGAAGTAATAAGTGATCAACATATTCTCGAAGACCAGTATGACATAAAGAACAAGACTTGTCAGAATTATCCATATGCCAAAATAACTTGGCCCTTACTGGTAAAGCATTGTGAATGACCTTCCAAAGAAAAAGTTGATACTTATAAGGCATTTTAAGCTTCCAAAATTTCATCCAGAATTGAGGAGATATATTCAGGGTAGCATAGTCAATACCATCATTTTCACATAACATCTTATAAGCAGAAGCAGTAGTGAAAATACCAGATGTTGTATAAGGCCAAATCAGGATGTCTTGCTGATCTAACTGGATGGGAATAGTGAGGATAGAATTCACCTGAGCCTCCGTGAAGAGTTGTCGCAAAAGTGAAATATTCCATTGCATTGAAGCATCATCAATTAATTGAGACACCCATTGATAGTTACTGATATTCAACTCATTCCAATCTTGTAGTGCAGTCGGCATAGAAGGTATCCAGTTTGATGTCCAGATATTAATCACAGATACATTTCCAACTTGCCATTTTGCAtatttcaaaatgatttgaagACCAAGACAAATACTTTGACAAATACAACTAGAGTTAGTATCAGTTGGTGGAGGAAAGAACTGAAGATCATTGTGAGGAAAATGTTTACCTTTTAAAAAATTTGCCCAAATTGCATCTTGATTATAAAGAAGCTGCCAAGCAATTTAGCCAAAAAGGCCAAATTGTAATTACCTAAATTCTTAAGGCCCAAGCCACCAAGCCTTTTAGGTAATTTTACATTTTCCCAAGCAATACAACGACAAGAATGATTTTTTCTGAAATTGTTGAACCAGTAATGTCTCTGAATTTTATCCATCTGTTGAATGGTACTTTCTGGAAGTTTGAAAAGTTGCATCTGATACATTCCCATAGTACTTAAAACAGCATTAACTTGAGTAGTTCTGCCAGCCTGGTTAACAATTTTGCTACGCCAACCTTGAAGTCTGCTATTCATGTTATCTAGAATTCTTCGACAATTTTGCTGTTGACATCTATGCAGAAGAAGAGGAATTCCTAGATATTTTCCCCCTAAACCCATTTGTTTCATGTTCAAGATACCAGTAATACTAGTTTTCTGAGCTGAAGAAGTATGCTTACCAAAAAAGATAGTTGGTTTCTGCATGTTTATAACTTGGCCTGAAGCTTCACTGAATATGTGGATAATCTGCTGGAGATGTTGCATCTGAGTTGTGTTAGCCTGAAATAAAAgcaagcaatcatctgcaaaaaatagaTAATTAATAGAAGGACAGGGCTTGTTAATCTTTATTCCTTGAATCAAACCAACATCCACATTTCTTTGTAAAAGTCTTGAAAAAGCTTCCATAATGAACAGAAATAAGTAAGGCGACAAAGGGTCACCTTGTCGTATGCCACGAGTTGGAGAAACGGTACTACTTGGACTTCCGTTAATAAGCAAAGAGATATTAGTAGTTGATACACACTGTTCTATCAAAGACAACCAATCTGAATGAAAACCAATCTGccgaaagatagataacaaaaaGGACCATTCTACCCTGTCGAAGGCCTTCGACATATCCAATTTCATACCAACTAgagcttgattaatatttttggttttcataGAATGAATTAATTCATGAGCAATGATGATATTATCTTGAATGTGTCTACCTTGAATGTAAGCTGTTTGAGTGGGAGAAATAAGTTTGGACAAAAGAGGTTTGAGTCGGTTTGATAAGATTCTGGATATAATTTTATAACTTACATTGCACAAACTAATTGGTCTATAATCAGCAGGTGTTTTAGGATAATGAATTTTGGGAATCAGGACTTGATAAGTATGATTGATTTCCTTCAACATATGCTTATTAATGAAAAAGTGATGAACCATAGAAATTACCTCATTGCTGATAGTATCCCAACAATGTTGATAAAATCCAGCTTGGAATCCATCATTTCCTGGTGAGGCCCATGGTCTTATACTGAAAACAACATCTTTGATTTCCTGAGCATCTGGTAATCTGATAAGACTGTCATTTTCTTCATTAGAGATGCAAGGACTGAAAAGCTGCAAAATTTGCTGATTAAGGGGAGGCGTTGAAGTAGTTGAGATAGCAGCAAAATATGAGAGCAAAGTTTGTTCAATTTCATTCTTAGAGTCATACCATAAACCCAGAGGACCTTGAATAGCATTAATATTAGATCTTCGTTTGTTAAAATTGGCCACAGAATGAAAGTAAGAAGTATTACTATCAGCTTCTAAAAATTTATCCCCAGCCTGTTGCATAAAGTATTCTTTTTGAACTGATAACCAGTGTTGTAAGGAGTTACCAAGTTGAATGACTTGAGGATGTGTAGCAGGCATATTAGTGTCATGACAAACTTGGAGTTGAGACTGTATCGAATGCAGATTTTCttcaatattaccaaaagatagtcTTTTCCATTGTTGAAGTTTAAATCTAGTATACTTCAGCTTACTTGAAAATTGATAAGAAGGAGATCCCAAAAACTGATGATTCCAACTCTGATTAATAGTCTCGGTGcaagaagaaaatttgaaccaacaCTTGTACAACTTAAATGGAGAATGCTTATTAGAATGAGGCCTAGTATGTAAAAGGATTGGACTATGATCAGAGGCTATAGGTACTAAATGCCTAAGAAAGGCATTAGTATAACTGTTTATCCAACGGTTATTAACTAAGGCTCTATCTAGTCTGACAGAAACATGAGCATCACCAGTTCTATGATTAGACCAAGTGGTATCTGAACCCGAATAACCCAAATCAATAAGGCCCAATTGTTGTACATAATCCCTAATATGGTTAGAGTGATGAGAATTTTTAGCATGACTATGAGTTTCAGCATCATTCATGGTAAAGTTTAAATCCCCAAAAAGAACCCAAGGAAGATCAATAGAACTACTCATATCTAAAAGATACTGCCACTGATTAGTATTATCCAAAGCATTGTTAGTTCCATACATGAATGTTATCAAAAAATCTGGATTATTATCACGAGTATGAATTATAGCATGTATAATGTCAGAGGTTATATGCATAATTTCTAAATCTACACCATTTTCCCAAGCAATAGCAATACCACCAGAGAGACCAATCACAGGATAGGATCAAAAGTTTGGATATGTAGTATGAGTAAGATAAAGATGCATTTTCGAGGTTTGAGCTTTGGTTTCggataagaaaaatatatcaggGTCATACTGGGTCAAGCAAAATCTAAGATAATCTCGAGTATGAGGATTACCTATACCCTGACAGTTCCAGGATAAAATTTTCATGATGACCAAAGaaagcaaaaagaaaatcaagaaaaaaaagaataaagaaaataactgagaaaaagaaataaaataggaGAAAAGTAACAACCTGTTGCCAAGCATCAGCATCAGTATTGATGGCGAGTATGAGCCGGCACTTGATAATTGAAATCACGTTATTTGGAAGTTTGGATAACTCTATGCAGTGTTGattgtttttagaagaatccttCAGAATAATCCGGCTTTGAAGTGTAAACCTTCCTAGCTCCCATTATATTAGCGTTTCAAACAATCTCAAGatgccaaaataaaaataaaaattcaatttACAATCTATAATCGATGAAACAACTATGGTTATACAGTTATAGGCACATAACAGGTGAACAGTTGGTTTCTCTGGTCACTTATTGCATTCAGTTACCCTCTTCAACAACTTCTCAGCTATGCTTGCTGTCTAACCTTCTAAAACTTCCTATAATCTCATTTGTATGGTCGGAGTTAAAAGTCGTGATGATGAATATTTTTCTGTGTTTTATCGATGCGTGTAAAGGGTAAGAAATACTCCCACTGTCCCAGCTACTACTAGCTGATTTGGAGTAATATGGCAGTTTGGTCAGATCGCTGAATGCAGCAACCACAAATGCAGCTTAGCATTTAGCATCGTGGACAATCAGATACTCTGACGGGCCGTGAAGAAAGATGTAAAACCACTTAGATTGGTCGGCTCTTACAAAATCCAAAAAAAGGTACAGGGTACAAATATCCGCCAGTAGTACCCAGACAGAACTCGGCAACTGGCCATTGCTTTCCCAACTTTTGGTGAGAGGAAAAATGTGGGATCCtaacaaaattgaaattgaaattttagCAATATTAGGTTGAGACCTGTACAGTAGATAGGGCAGCCAGACAGAAGGTGCTCAAACGTCTGCACAAAGAACAAATGAAGGTTGTTGCTCTAGACAAGGATTAATTGGACAAACACTGAACGAGGGGAAACACTTATACTTGAATAATACAGTACAAGAAAGGTAAACTGCAGGACATGACAACTACCAACTATCGTAATGCACTAATAAAGAGCGACTTCATTTTCCATCATATATATCAAACATCCCGCAATTAAGAGGGAATGATTACTCGGGGAAGGACAAGGGAAACCAGTTTCCAACAATTTTCCAGGCATTCCCTATTGCAGTAACCTTCTAAACTTTGTAACAACTTATACCCATGGTCATTAACGGTAGAATTTTGGTCTCTTTTACCAACTTGACGAAGGCCACAAGAATGAAATTGTTGGCCTATGTTGCTACATATGATTGAAATAGGAAGGTTGCTCCAGTCAGCCAATGTCTACTGAAAAAAGCAGAAACTACCAATGCATTTTACAAACATAATTGATAACGGTAATAAGTTTCTGAAACTTGGGATCTTCACATCAGAGAACAGTCGAATTGATCATCATCCGACGATAGTGGCCACCCCGCAGTCCAGACAGAACCAGACATCAGGCCCTTAGTACTCTTCACTCTATGGCTAGAGAAAAATtaaaattgatcatttttctaCAAATTAGAGCAACATTTGTTCGAGGGATCTATATATCAGAAAACATTCAAACTTCTATAATTAGAAATAGTGGTTTCAAAGTAATGAAGTTCTTAATATTTTGATACCTAAACTCTGAGTTCTATTAGTACACTATGTATAAAAAGAAGCAAGGGCACAAACAAAGGATTTGGAACGAAAATAGGAAAATTTCAAGATTCTGCGAAAGACATGTAATCTTCAAAACAAGCGTAATCTGCAAATCGTTATGATTTTCTAACAAGCTTGTATGCACCAATATACATGAGAGATTTCATATTCCAGCATCACCAAAACGTTTTGAAATTGGTAATTAAGAAGGATTAATTATTGGCACCTCCAGAAAGGAAAGGGGGATCTATATATGTACCTTACACAGAATAACCCAAAGTAGCTGAGAAGGCTCTGAAGAGGCTACCTATTTCaatgttccttttttttttttttcaattcggGTGAACTAATGCTGAAAAAAGCAACTTATTAATATCATCCGAGTCAGACTCAAGCATATCATCCCCTGCCAACATGAAACATATAAGAACTCCTCAGATTTCTAAGACATCAGAGTATAATGGATAGTTAGCATGTATCTCTTCAGAGGCCTTGGACTCCAAATTAAACCCGCAGCAGAGAATCATCTCGTTGACAGTGACCCATTTCTTTCCCCTGATCATGGTCAGGCTTTGTTCAGTTAGTTTGACAAACTGATCATGGGCCAAAGTAAAACTCTACCTGTTAGGCGGGTGAGTGAAACCATGATCACATATTATCCAGTATCCTACATGTAGGTGTGATATGATCACAATCAAACTAAGGTAGGTGACTGTTTAACATCCCATGCCTACATGAAGATTTACTCCCACATCTTACGAGTAGGTGCACAGAACCAGCCTTGCATCCAGGGATGGAAAACTCATACTAGAGCATGTTCACCACTTTCCACCCACAAGAAATTTCCATCAATATGTACTAAAACAAGGAGATGAAGTGTACACCTGTCTTTGAACTTAGTTGAGCTGTCCACTCGGCAATGATCTGCATATAATTGAAAGTAAAGTTCAAGTAAGGGCGACAAAACCAATAATGTAAACGGTGGACCATGAACATTTCAGAACTATGTTCCGATGGTACTGGTACATGTGCTAGTGTCGGGCACGGTGAGTCAAAAATGCCGAAATGCCAAAATGCCGACATGGAAGTACACCACATGTTCACTTTTTCAGCACTATGCTAGGGGCACTATTTAATTCTTAATATGTTCTACGAGTTTGGAACTGTTGGATCTTCATGAAAGATACTAATGCATTATTGTTTCATATACTAAAACACAATGGTGCAGATGCACACAAGATATGCACAAGGCATTAACAGAACTATGTGCAACTACTAGCTGAAGTGTCCGTGAACGCTGCAAATGGTGTTCCTGTGTCTTGACATACAAAATCCAGAAGTGGAGAGTCATTTTTAAATAGAATGAAGTAGGTAGTAAAAGAAAACGAGAAAATTTAAGATGTAGCAAGATCATATGGTGCAAATCTTTTGAAAGTTAATAACAAGGCAATCATTTCCTGACTTGATATTAGTTTTCCCTCGCTTTCAATTCACTGTTGGTTGCTTGCTGGCAAATGACACAACATCTATAGGTGCCACTCGGAAAATGCAACCTCATCCATTGTATTTAATTATTAATTTTGAAAAGTAAATatcaatcaaaaaataaaattgaagagTAAAACTAAACTTAACGAAACAACAGAAACAAAGATTCTAAATGGACAAAATTGCACTTAAGAATCCGTCTTGCAAAAATCTATTTCACATGTATCTCACATCATGCATAAAAAGACATACACGTTGACACAGTACAAACAGTTAAGCAAATACCTGGTTTAAATTAGTGTACGCCGGATCATTCGAATCATTAGTAGGAGGAATCCCAGATGATGCTTGCATCCGTTGAACTAGACTCCTATTATTAACCAGACTCATCCTGGCCTTGTCTATCAAATCCTACAAcacaaaaaaacaaacagaatTGGGATGAAGAGAGAGTCCATGTGTTCGACCTAGCAATCTAATTCTCATTCTTTTACACATACTAATATGtccctcaatttcttgttttatgtAACATGCAAAATCACAACACTACTGTATCGTCAAGAACCATAAATTAAACTTGACTAAACCAGTAATTATTTATGCTTACCTGTTTCCACTTCCAGTAATAAACATTAATCTACACCAGAACAACAATTTGGTATACCCAAGTACCTCAAACATCAGCCACATCACTATACAATATAGAGAACCATAACCCTAATAATATGTTACCAACCAAAGGCAATCAAATTAATGCTACTGCATGACCTACCCATATACACCCATGAGTATTTTAGAATTTATTTGAAACCAATTTTTATCTGAATAAATACACGGCAAATTTTAACCCTTTCCTATGTAGACCAACAATCCTACCCATCTAAATCAACCATATCAACGATTAAAGGATTCAAATAACAAGTTGTTCAAAATCATAAGAGTAAGTTGTAGGGTTAAGATACCTGCTTGGCAGATAAGAGTTCTCTGCACTGGTCTTTCAAAGATGAAAGATCATCCTGGATTTTCTTGATTCGGGTTACTAACTTCAATGGATTTGCCTAATTACAAACAAAAATTACCAAAatgatttatttaaaaaaaaaaaaaaacgaattcaAAATACCATTCTAGGTGCTGAcaaattaaaaccctaattacaaaatcaaaagaagaagtaGTAGAAAGAGGAGAAAATGAAATTACATTGTCAGGGTAAGTTTGTTGAAACTCCCTCTCTAATTTGTTATAAACAGTAGTAAGATCATTATTAGATTTGCTGAGTAGATAAACTAAACCATCCATTGATGGATGATTCTGTTGTTGTTGGCGTTGATGATGCCCCATTTTGTTATTATGAGAAATTTGAGGAGGGGAAATATTTTCTTACGAGAAATTTGTGCTCTTATCTATACAATATTTGAAAGGGGAAAAATAGGGTTTAATCCAAAAATACAATTTAGTCCAGTCCGAGTGaattaggtacaaattagtccaaaaATATGGAAAGTACATTAGTAACCCTCATTTTTTACTATCTAGTCCAAATATTTGTAATTTAGTCTACCCTGACTCATGTTGATGTCATCTATTTTAaatgatataaaaaataattaaaaacaatttatcttttgaaccgctcgtccaaaatcgacaaactttatatatttggaaagcattttacgagagctacaaaaagagtatccatatgactatataattttcattttttcaaaattttaatttacatttgtgtgtacaattatgtacacagctgaaaagatccaaaaaaaaatccaaaattcatgaTAGCCAGACTGCCACCCTAGTCCACACAGATTGAGAAAAATACCAACCACGCCAAGCTCTAGTTGAATAACATCCAGATTTGCAGAGGTAAGTTTAGCAGATAACTTGCATCGAGGACAAGACAATGAATACAAGAAATCACAGcttaaaaagaaagtgattatcctttcacaaacatccacataagaaaacaaatcaagaaaacgatcaaaataaaaagttagtCAGTTTATGGTCAGAGACACAATCCATGTGGGCATTACTATACAAAATTAATATGGCTTCGAAACATCCCAGTACAGTAATTCATTGCACTTTACCGAAAAAGAGATTACTGACATGCACAACAAATCAATCATACTCACAGCCAGATCTACTATTTCATGAGAAGTATATTGGTACATCAATATATTCatccatgtgaaacattcctaaaaCCGATACTTCATAGCAACAAACAAATCTACTTTTCCATTAAAAATACAATggtgcaccaatgtgtacacctctgcaaaacatgcataaaattaaTCATTTATATACACACTCGGACacactttttcatgggaattatacAGGTACAGCAAtgtgtacacccctgcaaaacattCAGAAAAatgatcattcataaccacacaaaCTTACTTTTACATGGGAATGACAGAGGTGCACCAATACGTACACCGCTTCAAAATATGCATAAAGatgatcattcataaccacacacaaacctattttttcatgtGAATTACTTCCCacgggtgcaccaatatgtacaccgttGTAAAACAAGGGAAACCTATTTTTTCATAAGAattacacaggtgcaccaatatgtacaccctaTAAAACATGCACAACACCAATCATTCATATTAACAATCAACAAGTGTATATACACATTAACTATCTACTCGTGTATAATTATGTAATTAAACGAAGGTTGTACTTATCAAATTCAACTAAGAAACCCTAAAGCACACAATCATGTTATCAGTTAGGACCAATATTAAGGTAGGAATCATCAAGGGAACCAAAGTATACAACTAGAACAAATACCTAGCACCATGTTGCATCATCTTGGGCTGCAAGCATAGCAGCATAAGTTGGGAACTCATCTTTATCATCTTGTACAATTATATACACGCCTACAAAATGATCCGGTCTGTCCATATCTCCCCATGAGTTAACATCACAAATCATATTAAAGATGTAAACATAAAATAacaattaaatctaaaataaaagaTTCTTGTATAGTAAGAAGCATGTTTCcgactatgtacacattaacaattaacatgtgtacgattatgtacacattaataatcaataggtgtacaactatgtaaacATATTGTCTACACATCTATCCAAAACATATATACCCAAATCATCCTATCTTTCCATGTCTCTCCCAACTATCATTGGTGGTCAAAGAGAACTTACAGCTGATGTTAATGCGGACATATTAAAACATCcaaaatttaataataataatttgaagGGCTAAAAAGTAAAAAGCTTCAGGACAAGTAACAAAGAGTTTTAAAAGAAGTTGATGTTAATGTGTTAGTTTACGAACATAACTGATGTTGATGTCAAACATAGAGATTTATTAACACAAACCTAAAtgtaaaaaaggaaaatagtcacCCAAGAGCTAGGTTTTACTCACATCAAAATATAGAAGTTGGAGCCACACTAGAAATGCAAGCTTAAAGTGATAGTACATGGGACACCtggaaacaaataaaaatttacaTAAGCATGAGTTTCATGCCTCCAAATCATTTCTACTCTAGTTATTTACCCAAGCATAAGTTTATGGAGTCATTATTTCCATACATCtaccagtttgtacaccctagttatttATCCGCACAAAGCTCATACAGTCATTTTTTCCACTgtgtaccagtttgtacaccctTCTTAATTACCCAAGCATAAATTTATGGAATCATTTTTTCACATTTGTACCGGTTTGTACCCATAGTTATTTACCCAAATATTGTGGTTTTTTCTACGTGCAAACCAACTTGAACACATAGTCCAAGTGTATAAAAAATCCTATTTTTGATTAGTGCACCAAAAAGTACACATGCATAAAATAATCTTCTTTAAACAGGTACACTAAAATTATAAGAAAACAAATAAACAGATATTGCATAAATAAATAATAACCAAAGCACAAATAATGCTGGagcacaaaaaaaaatcatacatAACATAAATTGCATGAATCGGATTGGCAATGTTATGCTTAAGTCTCATAATGCACATagtttccacttctcttggactattatgtacacatcaataagtgtataattatgtacacattaagaatcaactgTCTAATTTGTGGAACTCACGATCCTAAAGTAAAATAAGATGAACACACTAGATATCAACCATCAAGAGTTATACAAGATAAGATTcaaataaaataaacctaaacaTATATCCATTAACCCTAAGAATACCATTCAGAAGTAAAACTAGTACATGGACAGGAAAAGCAAAAAAATTATGCATGAAAAGATGCATGGTAAGACATgagagcatatatttcatccaagATTCcaactatgaaaaataaaatacctGTTGGGTATTGGGATCAATATCAAAAACTTCGGTGGGGCTACTTTCAACCCAACTTTGTTTTCTTCAAGAGTTAAGTTTGCCATCACATCCTCATTAATGTGGACGTCTGGTTCATATATACGTGAATGTAATAATAGTCGTGGGTGACCTATTAGCATGATCTTTCCCAATCCCTTTTCTAGCTATAGCCCTCAATCTCAATTCCTGCCCACGACACAGCTTCACAATTATATCCTTAAAAACAAATTAAGACTCCCAAATTACAAACACATAAACCAGATTAATCAGTACAAAATGAAGACCCTAGAAAAACAATGTAACAATTTGACCTGCATATACTCATGCATCTAACAATTGACCTGCATAACTCAAACTCAACTAAATCAAATGGACTACGAACCAACAAAGTAATATTATCTTACCGAACTAAGATACAAAAATGTAAACTTGGATTAcgtacaggtgcaccaatatgtacacttgcACTGcgtacaggtgcaccaatatgtacacttgcATTACGtataggtgcaccaatatgtacaccactGCTGGGACAGATCATAGTTGGTGCATCTTTGTCGACCATTTTCCTTACCGAATCACATAATGGTCCAGCAGCATTAACTACCACTTTTGCGTATGTAACGAAATCTTCACCTGATGCAGTTCGACGGACAGCTAGGATATATTGAAATATTTTAGTTACATAGGCAACTTAAAAGTCACATATCTATAAATGTtttaataaaatcaaaatcaagctAAGAAATTGAGAAACAAAAGACGACACAGGGCGTGTCCACTCCTCAACACCCAAGGACATCTAGAACAGCTAACCAATTACAAAATAGCAGACATATTCTATTATTCATTAGTTGGTGCATTTTTGTCGACCATTTTCCTTACCGAATCACAATGGTCCAGCAGCATTAACTACCACTTTTGCGTCTGTAACGACCTATTCACCTGATGCATTTCGACTAACTACTGACTATCCCTATTTGTCCCAGATTTTGTTTTTACTATATATATGCTCATGACCGGTAAGTGCAAATACTTCACCATTGAAAAAAATTACTTGGAAATGAACCTAATATATAGCCCCTGACAATATGTGTCTAATTTCTCCAATTAGTTTTGGATTCAAAATTATGCACACAACAACCATGATAGAGGTCCCAAGACTATATACATTATGCAGtaattaaaatgagttgattttTTAGGATGGGAAATAGCACAAACGTCAGCTCTTTACTGGTTCATTACCAAAGTTCAataagtaaaagaaaagaaaatttcagCTAGATAATTTTCTAAGAAATTGAATAATTCATATATGTAAGACAACATGACTTACCTCATTGAAGCATTCAACCAAACAACTTTGATATAAGACTTGCACTCCTGCTATAAGGCAACGTAGAACTACCAATCACTAGTATTATTTATACTAAATCAAAAGCAAATACTCAAAACTTCCTAGCTAAAGTAGGCAGTAGAGCATTTTGTTAAAAGATCCccaatcttgaaaagaagatttCGAAACACCATTGCAGTTTCAGGAATACATAATTAGGTTCTAAAGGAATGACATTAC
The nucleotide sequence above comes from Papaver somniferum cultivar HN1 chromosome 8, ASM357369v1, whole genome shotgun sequence. Encoded proteins:
- the LOC113301289 gene encoding uncharacterized protein LOC113301289, producing the protein MGHHQRQQQQNHPSMDGLVYLLSKSNNDLTTVYNKLEREFQQTYPDNANPLKLVTRIKKIQDDLSSLKDQCRELLSAKQDLIDKARMSLVNNRSLVQRMQASSGIPPTNDSNDPAYTNLNQIIAEWTAQLSSKTGDDMLESDSDDINKLLFSALVHPN